From Candidatus Nealsonbacteria bacterium CG07_land_8_20_14_0_80_39_13:
TGTCGGAATTATAATTTACGCCATAAAAGACGGCGAATACATAAGAGCTCTTTTCTGGACAGACGTGGTGGAATTTTTTACCTACAGGCCCTATGGATCAAGCGATATTTCCAAGGATTGGAAGGGTGTCAAAAAAAGATTGAAATCCGGTCAAGGTTCGGAATATAAGTTAGCCATCATTGAAGCAGATATCTTTTTAAACGACGTTTTGAAAAAAATGGGTTATAAAGGAGAGACATTGGGCGAGATATTGGAGAGCATAACATTAACCACTTTTTATAATATTGCTGAAATTAAAAGCGCCCATAATGTCCGCAACAATATTATTCATGACCCGAATTATACTTTGACATTAGAGAATGCTGAAAAAACAATATTCGCTTATGAAGAAGCTTTAATCGCCGTTGAAGCTATTTAAGCCTGCCCGCAATGTTTCGCATAGCGATGCGCAGGCGGGCCATTTTTTTGCGTAAAATCGCTGATTATGGTAAGAATATATTCAGCGGGGTAGAGAAGTAGTATTCCGCTGTAAGCGGAACCCATAACAACATGGACTATATTACTTATATTCTTTTTAGCTTAGAACATGATAAGTATTATATAGGGCAAACCAACGATCTTGAAAGAAGATTGAACCAGCACAATGACGATAAAAAATCTTGGACGAGGAAATATAAGCCATGGATTGTTGTATATAGAAATACACATTCAGTAAGAGCGGACGCGATGAAAGAAGAGAAGTATATAAAATCTTTAAAGAACAAAGAGAGAATTAAACAATACATATCGGGTTGGAGGAGTAGTGTCTTATGAGAAGCGAATTTTGTAAGATATAGTTGATCAAATAATATCATAAAAATTGCGCGAAAATAAAAACATTAGACGAATTTTTTTTTGCGTAAAATCGCTGATTATGGTAAGAATATATTCAGCGGGGTAGAGAAGTAGTATCTTGCGAGGCCCATAACCTTGAGACGTCCGTGCAATTCGGGCCCCCGCTACAAGCATCGGTCGGTGTAGCTCAGCGGTGGAGCAAGGTCTTCATAAGGCCGAGGTCACTGGTTCGAATCCAGTCACCGGCACAACACGTAAATTTTAATGGGGGCGTAGATCAATTGGTTAGATCGCATCCTTGTCACGGATGAGGTTGCGGGTTCGAGTCCCGTCGCTCCCGCCAATTTTCAAAATTCGGATTTTGGGCGATTGTTGCCTCGCCCCGCCAGAGGCGGGGCTCGGCTTTGGCAAGGATTTT
This genomic window contains:
- a CDS encoding endonuclease, with the translated sequence MDYITYILFSLEHDKYYIGQTNDLERRLNQHNDDKKSWTRKYKPWIVVYRNTHSVRADAMKEEKYIKSLKNKERIKQYISGWRSSVL